From a region of the Orcinus orca chromosome 18, mOrcOrc1.1, whole genome shotgun sequence genome:
- the LOC101279667 gene encoding small nuclear ribonucleoprotein E-like, whose amino-acid sequence MAYRGQGQKVQKVMVQPINLIFRYLQNRSRIQVWLYEQVNMRIEGCIIGFDEYMNLVLDDAEEIHSKTKSRKQLGWIMLKGGNITLLQSVSN is encoded by the coding sequence ATGGCGTATCGGGGCCAGGGCCAGAAGGTGCAGAAGGTGATGGTGCAGCCAATCAATCTCATCTTCAGATACTTGCAAAATAGATCTCGGATTCAGGTCTGGCTTTATGAGCAAGTGAATATGCGGATAGAGGGCTGTATCATTGGTTTTGATGAGTATATGAACCTCGTATTAGATGATGCAGAAGAGATTCATTCTAAAACAAAGTCAAGAAAACAACTGGGTTGGATCATGCTAAAAGGAGGTAACATTACTCTGCTCCAAAGTGTCTCCAACTAG